aattaattgaaattcaaTTATTTCGATTAGTTCTGTTACTAAATTAAAGGTAACTGAACCGATAGCTGAAtactaaaaatttttattattattaattaaaaactgaatcgaaccgaatttACTCTTTCTAAAATAACCGAATTTTATTAGTTCGATTCGATTATTCGATTATAACCGAATAATGCACACCCCTAATAACAACTATTAAACCCAAAAAGCATCGGCGTACGCATGCATAAGAGAAGCAAATTTAAAACCAGTAATCTTCATTTGCTGCTTTTGCAAATGAAACAATCCATAAAGGATGGTGATTATATTCAGGACAGGCTTCCAGTCCTCATTCCACACTTACATCATGACAGGTGACACTTGAAAACAGAAAACAAACTTGCCATATAACCATGTCCGCAAGTACATGTCCAGTGAAATATTGAAATCTGAATTTAGTTGTTGCCTATAAAAACATATTACTAAGTCTCAACAAAGAAATCAGGCAATTTGTGCAGAAGTTTGTTAATCCAGGTGCTTACAGAGGTGACACTGTGTCAGTAAGAATGGACACATGAAACTTGCAAGTTGCAAATGATAACCCTACTCCATTTATTCAAGCATTCCCAGTTTTGGAAGTTGCTTGCCCGCTAGCTGCGCACCTCCGCAAGCACATTTACATACATCCATGTAAAAGAAGGCGGGTTGCCTCCTTCAAGGCTTAGACAAAGAAAACtttttcaacaaaaaaaaaattttaattatgctATTATCTTAAATGAACTAAAAACTTATAAATTTTCTTCACTTTGAAACATCAAGGTTATGAAATCAAACCCAGCAAAAAGTCCATGGGAAGAAAAGTCAAAAAGAAAAGACACCAGCAAATTCTGGTGAATGAAAGCAGAAACTTTGGCAGTCAAGGGGAAAAAAGAAGCTACAAAGAAAGATAAAGATGTCTATAAACAACCCCATCCATCTCAGTATTTCCATTCAAGCAAGCAAATCAAGCAGGCTCTCGCTGAACAAACAGAAGTCACTTCAAATATAATGTTGGGCCATTACAGTTAAAGCAATAACTAATTAATTCACACTACTTAGTAAAATTGACctataatatagaaaagatatgcAATCTGCTAGCGAGGGTGATTCTGAAAATGCAAAAGCAAATAAACCTTTATGAAGAAATAGTTCCCCCAGCACTTTTGCTTCTTGACTGGAATCTTCCCATTTGCGTTCTCAGCAATTTCCTTTTGCTTTATCTTTGCCTTGAGTGATTTAATCATTGTGCCTGCCAAATGAGTgaaaagaaatataatttaatagaTTGAAACCAAAAATGCCACCTTAGAAACGAAATTCTCAATACTAAAATCAATGTGTGCAGCTAAAAGGTTGCTCCTAATGAAACAAAACTCATCAACCAACATTGATTTCATGACTTTTGACTACGTAATGAACAGATTTAATGTTTTCTAACCCACCGATTTGAGCAGGCGAATATAAGATTAACattattataaaatacaaaattggaTCAAGTGCACGATTCCCAATCACAGCCATAATCATAAAGTGCTGCTCAGAACTTGGTCAAGAACAGTTTCATGATAATTCTCTAATATCTAGCCCAAAAGAGGAAAGAATGTTACTTTCTTGTAGGCcagaataaaatttaattattttccgtGAAAAATTGAAGTTAAAAATAGATAAATGAAACGAATTCAACAATCGATTAGGGGGTAAGCATGACTAACGAACGAATTCCATTAGTGACAACCATTCAAGAAAACAAAATCTTTATAAAGTAGAAAACAGTCTAATTAATCGCACCATAATTCTAATTTGTATAAGCTTACGTGTAAACTCGATCCTCTGGTTTCCAAATGAACCAAAGATCAAGTGTAATGCAGATCCTTCTGTTGCTTGGGTTTCACAACTTATAGATGATCAAATGACTTCCTGGAATTTGGCAAATCATAAGTCTGTTTTTGAAGAAGAGGAAGTCAATAATATCCTCTCCATACCCATTAACATATTTGGGGGTGATGATTCTTTGGTTTGGCACTTCCAAAACTCAGGAGAATGCACTGTAAAATGGGGTCATTTTGTTGCATGTGAGAAAAGACAAAATCAGCAGGCTTCCTCTATGGCAGGTCCGGGACCTTCGCCCGATCACTTCTATGGCCAGCGATGGCATGGGTTATGGAAATTAAAGCTTCCACCAAAGATTGCGGTTTTTATGTGGAGATTGTTGAAGGATAAGCTGCCAACAAATGAGCAAATCAATAGGAGAATGTCTCAATTCTTTGGAGACTCTCACTTTTGCGGTGATAGAGAGACACATGAACATATATTTTTCAAATGTCCCCGAGCTGTTCATTTTTGGTTCCTTTCCCCTGTTATGCTTCGATCCTCTCTCCTCCAAGGCTCTTCAATGGCTGACTAGTGGACTCAATTGGCTAGTTTTGTGGAGGAAGATAGTCATGATCAAAGTCAACTGGTGCTGATGGCCTTCCTTTTGTGGGGGGAAGAGTTGAAACAATCTTGTTTTCAGAAATGAAATGATGAATCTTCGCCATGTGATCCGTAGAGTATGGGGATTTTATTTCTACACTTGTTCTGTCTCATTGCCTTAAACGGAAATCCATCAGCCTCCTTCAACATGGTCATCTCCTCCGCACTAGAGGGTGAAGGTAAATTTTGATGGAGCTGTTAATCTGAAGGAATGTATTTAAAATTATGCAGCGGGAGTTTTTGTTAGTAGTTAGGCACATGGGCTGAGCTGGAGCTAGAAAGTTACGGATTCTGTTGTAACTATTTTAGCCTTCAGATTGAACATTTCATTGTATATATAAATTGATAAAGCCAGAGGAAAAGATACAACTGGCATTTCTCATCCATCTCTTAATCCCGTTCTGTTATCTACATTTCAGCATGGTATTAGAGCAATTTTTTCTGTGTGAATAACTCCTCTCTTCTATAAccgttttttttttctctaagaaTCTTGATCTAAATGatcaggaaatacagatctactTGATTACCCATCTTGAAGCCAATATTTTCTGTAATCATGGAGTCCGAAAGTTCAAGTGAGTCGTCGTTGGAGAAATCAATGGAGAATGTGCTGCACTTGCAAAATTCAGATAATCCAGGTTTAATCTTGGTAATTGCTCCTCTGAATGGTACAAATTATTTGCCTTGGAGTAGAGCTATGAAGATCGCTTTGTGTGCAAAAGATAAGATAGGATTTGTTACTGGTGAAATTAAAAAACCAAGCAAGAATTCTCCTATGTTTAAAAAATGGAGACGTGTAGATTGTATGTTAATTTCTTGGATACTAAATGCtatttcaaaagaattagttgaaGCAAATTATACACAAACAAATCTAAAGATTTGTGGAATGAATTGGAGCAACGTTTTGGGAGAGTAATGGACCTTTGTTATACAACATTAAACGTGAGATCAGTTTATTCACTCAAGGAAACATGCCCCTAATGGTGTATTTCACCAAGTTGAAGAAGTTATGGGATGAGGTACAATGCTTGAGGCCATTTCTTGTGTGCACTTGCGGCAACTGCACTTGCGGTGCATCAAAAGCAATAGCAGACTTTGAtgaagatgaaaaattaattcaatttttgatgGGACTAGGAGACCATTATGATCATGTCCGCAATCAGATGTTACTCATAGATCCACTGCCAAGTGCTAGCAAAGCATATTCCATGGCTTTGCGTGTAGAGAAGAAGAAGGATGTATAGGCTGCTGTCAATGCTAATGAAAATGTGGCAATGATGGTTAAAAACAATTATTTAAAGAGGGATGCAGGAAGAAACAAATCTCAGTCTTCAAAGAAAGGGGAGAAGAAGGAGGATCGTTATTGTACACACTGTAACAAGTCAGGGCATGTAAGGGATGCTTGCTTTAAGTTACACGGCTATCCAGAATGTTTTCAAGAGTTCAAGCAAAAGAAATTTCATAGGCCAAGAAAATATGGTGTTGCAAGATACTCCACTGGATGAGGCTGAGTCTAGTACGTTGAAGAAAACTGATGAGTGGAACAAAGAAATCTCCAATGCAGTGAAGCAAGAAGTGATGAAATACCTTAAGGGTAAAATGACTATGGAGGATAATAGTCACAACTTTTCTGGTCTTGCTGGATTTACAGGTATGGCAGATGTGAATTGTTTTCTTGGTGATGATTCTAGTTGGATAGGTGAATGGATTATAGACATTGGTGCATCCACACACATGATATCTAACCCCACTTATTTTGATTCATACCAACCCTTTAACCCTAATACACATGTATACTTACCAGATGGATCCAAACAAATAGTGGACAAAGTAGGTACTGTTATCTTACACGCTAAAGTAAAATTGATGAAAGTACTATACTTACCCAAGTTTCGGTACAATTTACTATCTGTCAGTCAACTCACAACTACCCCTCACATAATTGTAACTTTCTTCCCTAATGAATGTCTTTTATAGGACCAATGGACTAGGGCATTGATTGCTATTGGGAAGATGAGGGGTGGCCTATATCGACTGAATAAATCATCATTTCTTGAGCCAAAGAATCCCATCCCACCTGCTGCACTAGTTTATTGTGCTGCTAAAAGTTGTAAAGCTACAAGCAATATATGTACTACCATAAATAAAAGTTCCCCTGTTTGCAACAACCTGTGGCACTACAGGCTAGGACATGCATCTGCTTCTGCAATCACACATATTCCACAAATTTCATCTTATACACCACTTGTTGACTGTGATGTATGCCATTTATCAAAACAACAGCGGCTGCCCTTCCCAGTCAGTAACTCTTGTGCTGCATTTCCTTTCCAGCTAATTCATATTGACTTGTGGGGTCCCTATCAAACATCATCTATTACAAATGCCAAATACATGTTGACTTTAGTTGATGATCACATCCGTGCAACTTGGACATACTTGATTCATGACAAAACTCAAACATCACAAATTCTTTCCACATTCATCAATACTGTATAGAATCAATATCAGGTCATGGTAAAAATCATCCGAAGCGACAATGGCAATGAGTTCATTAATTCAAGTTGTGCAAAATTATTCCAATCAAAGGGAATTATCCATCAACGCTCATCTCCATGCTCTCCTCAGCAAAATAGGATTGTGGAAAGGAAGCATAAACACTTGCTCCAAGTTGCACGTTCCTTAATGTTTCAACATGGCCTACCTTAGAAGTTTTGGGGTGAATCCTTGTTGACAGCCACCTTCATAATCAATAGGCTTCCAACTAAAGTTCTACATTGGAAAACACCTTATGAGATACTAAATAAAAAACCACCAGACTATTCATGCCTCAAGACTTTCGGTTCACTATGTTATGCCACAAATGTATCTCCTCACAAATCAAAATTTGCTCCCAGAGCCTATAGGTGCATGTTTTTAGGCTATCTACCTGGACAAAAGGCATTCAAATTGTACAATCTTGACACAAACTCTTTATGCACTTCTCGAGATGTTCTTTTCAAGGAACACATCTTTCTTTTTGCTATCTCTTCATCGCCTCATTCCTCCCTCGATGATCCACAAATCCCAGTCATACCACATATTATTTCAGAACCCCATCCAACACCAAATACATACTCCTTAAACACAACTCCCAACAGCACCATACCATCTCTCCCACAATCCATGCCAAATACATCTTTATCCATAAACAACTCTGATTCACATTTATCCTCTACCCCTGTTGCCTCACCTATCCAACAGCATGCTACACAACCTTTACGGCAAAGTACACGAGTCAGATCCCAACCACTTTGGCTTCGAGATTTTGTTGCATCTATTCACTCATATAGCCCCCTTCATTCTCCTAATCAATCATGTGAAGACAGTTCATTGGTTCCTATTTCTCCACCAGGTAACTTTTTTCTATCTTAACCCATTTTCAGTTTTTCTTATCTTAAATTTTTTGCAAATGTGTCTATGATCCATGAACCAACTAACTATAGTCAAGCCAAAAGCAATCCACAATGGGTTGAGGCAATGAGGAAAGAATTACTGGCATTAGAAGACAATGGTACATGGGAAATTATTGATTTACCATCTCATAAAAAGGCCATTGATTCCAAGTGAATTTATAAAGTGAAGTATAAGCCAGATGGATTGGTAGAGCATTACTAAGCCCAGCTTGTCACCAAGGGTTATAAAAAATTACCAAGACTCGATTATACAGCTAGCTTTTCTCCAGTAGCAAAGACTGTGACAATCCGTATTTTACTAGCACTAGCATCAGCTCGCAAGTGGGTAATACATCAATTAGACATTAATAACACTTATCTACATGGGTCATTGATGAAGAGATATACATGAAACCTCTTGATGGTTATCCAGTACCTAAGATTGGTCAGGTGTGTAAATTGAAAAAGTCACTTTATGGCCTTAAACAAGCCAGACGCCAATGGAACAAGGAACTTACATTGAAGTTGCTGTCTTTCGGGTTTACCCAATCAGTTCATGATAATTGTTTGTTCATTAAAGGATTGGGTGATCATTTTACTGCTTTGCTTGTGTATGTAGATGATGTGTTGGTCACAGGCTTTGATGAATCTGATATATTGGTTGTTAAAGCATTTCTACATAGCTCCTTCACCATTAAAGATCTTGGCTATGCTAAGTATTTTTTGGGTGTAGAAATTGCAAGATCCCCTTCAGGATTATTTCTTAGCCAGCGCAAATATATCTTGGACATTCTCTCAGATGCAAATATGCTTGACTGTAAACCAAAGGAATTTTCGATGAGCAAAACTTTCAAACTTGATGATCACACTACAGATTTGTTTTTGGAACCTGAGGCATATAGACGAATTGTTGGGCGTCTCTTTTACTTGAATCTCACAAGTCTAGACATTTCTTATGTAGTTCAGACCTTAAGTCAATTTCTGCAACAACCACGAAAAGCACACTGGGATGCCCTATAAGCTCTTCTTCGATATCTAAAAGGATCCCCTGCAAAAAGGATTATTTTTCCTTCCAATGTCAATTTAGAGCTATAATCATACTGTGACGCTGATTAGGCTACTTGACCACTGACGCGAAAATCTTTGACAGGCTATTGTATTTTTCTTGCGCTAACTCTCATTTCATGGAAGTCAAAAAAATAATCCACCGTTAGCCGATCCTCTGCTGAAGCTGAATATCGGAGCATGGCCACAATAGTTTGTGAACTACAGTGGATCTCCTATCTCTTACGGGACTTGCAAATCTAGCC
This is a stretch of genomic DNA from Hevea brasiliensis isolate MT/VB/25A 57/8 chromosome 12, ASM3005281v1, whole genome shotgun sequence. It encodes these proteins:
- the LOC131171467 gene encoding uncharacterized protein LOC131171467 produces the protein MESESSSESSLEKSMENVLHLQNSDNPGLILVIAPLNGTNYLPWSRAMKIALCAKDKIGFVTGEIKKPSKNSPMFKKWRRVDSTFWESNGPLLYNIKREISLFTQGNMPLMVYFTKLKKLWDEVQCLRPFLVCTCGNCTCGASKAIADFDEDEKLIQFLMGLGDHYDHVRNQMLLIDPLPSASKAYSMALRVEKKKDV